A portion of the Lysinibacillus timonensis genome contains these proteins:
- the hflX gene encoding GTPase HflX codes for MSELKEIEVLIEKAILVGVNLQNDSNFEYSMIELADLAKALDVEIVGTVTQNLERVTPSHYVGTGKIEEIKNFFEESGANLVIFNDELSPSQIRNLEHDLDSKVIDRTMLILDIFERRAKTREAKMQVELAQLQYMLPRLVGLHASLSRQGGGTGGGFRNRGAGETKLELDRRKIEDQIAKLRKDLESVKEQRETQRKKRKKNEIPVVSLVGYTNAGKSTIMNQLLERYTQDEHKQVFEKDMLFATLETSVRNIELEDKKSFLLSDTVGFVSKLPHHLVKAFRSTLEEARDADLLLHVVDVSNEEYQFMMDVTNKTLTEIGVVDVPTIYVYNKSDQANVNYPLVSGNNIWISAKEGTGLDELIELIKQRVLANYVTCQMLIPFERGDVVSYLNQNASVLSTEYVEEGTLLSVEVKEADYKRYEQFVLVK; via the coding sequence GTGAGTGAATTAAAAGAGATAGAAGTATTAATTGAAAAGGCAATATTAGTTGGAGTAAATTTACAGAATGACTCAAATTTTGAGTATTCGATGATTGAGTTAGCAGATTTAGCGAAAGCGCTTGATGTTGAAATTGTCGGTACTGTAACTCAAAATTTAGAAAGAGTAACACCATCGCATTATGTTGGTACTGGTAAAATTGAAGAAATTAAAAACTTTTTTGAGGAGTCAGGAGCTAATTTAGTCATTTTTAATGATGAGCTTTCACCTTCACAAATTAGAAACTTGGAACATGATTTAGACAGTAAAGTAATCGATCGTACAATGCTGATTCTAGATATTTTTGAAAGACGTGCTAAAACGCGTGAGGCAAAAATGCAAGTTGAATTAGCTCAACTACAATACATGTTGCCTAGGTTAGTTGGATTGCACGCATCGCTTTCTCGACAAGGTGGAGGAACAGGTGGTGGATTTAGAAACCGCGGTGCCGGGGAAACAAAATTAGAATTAGATCGCCGTAAAATTGAAGATCAAATAGCGAAGTTAAGAAAAGACTTGGAATCTGTAAAAGAACAAAGAGAAACACAGCGAAAAAAACGAAAAAAGAATGAGATACCTGTTGTATCACTTGTAGGCTATACAAATGCTGGCAAATCAACAATAATGAATCAGTTGTTAGAAAGATACACGCAAGATGAACATAAACAAGTTTTTGAAAAAGATATGCTCTTTGCGACGTTAGAGACATCAGTAAGAAACATTGAACTAGAAGACAAAAAGTCCTTTTTATTATCTGATACAGTTGGATTTGTTAGCAAATTACCTCATCATCTAGTAAAAGCATTCCGTTCTACGTTAGAAGAAGCTAGGGATGCTGATCTATTGCTTCATGTAGTAGACGTATCAAACGAAGAATACCAATTTATGATGGATGTGACGAATAAAACATTAACGGAAATCGGAGTAGTAGATGTACCGACTATCTATGTATATAACAAATCTGATCAAGCAAACGTAAATTATCCTTTAGTCAGTGGAAATAACATTTGGATTTCTGCAAAAGAGGGTACAGGGTTAGATGAATTAATTGAATTGATTAAACAAAGAGTATTAGCAAATTATGTAACCTGTCAAATGCTTATTCCATTTGAACGAGGGGATGTTGTTTCTTACTTAAACCAAAATGCCTCAGTACTTTCAACAGAATATGTAGAAGAAGGTACTTTGCTTTCTGTAGAAGTGAAAGAAGCCGATTATAAAAGGTATGAGCAATTTGTATTAGTAAAATAA